The Lonchura striata isolate bLonStr1 unplaced genomic scaffold, bLonStr1.mat Scaffold_147, whole genome shotgun sequence genome segment GGATTCATAGGAAAACgggtgagttttattttggcAGTAAAGCCAAGCTGCTTCTCACCTCATCAGCCGggtacagcagcagcacccgcaGGAACCTGGCCaggtggctctgcctggcagagggCTCCCCACTTCCTGGGAATTGTGTGCTACGGGGCTGTGCCACTGGCCATTAAAACAGTTCCCACCTGGCCCTTCACAAAGGCAAGGTGCTTTTTCCATACAGCAAATGGTTTTTGAATTAAGAAGGTAACACTGGTAATACtcaactggagaagaaaaaagtgagagCTGTAAAATTTTCCTACGCCaggcaaaaaagaaagccaaattaaaaccaaaacaaaaactaacataacaatgaaaaaaacaaaccatatCAAGCATGCTTCAAGAGAGTTTAAATCTGAATGAAGTAACTTACTTAGAAGCTTGAAAAGCTGCAATGCTGCAAAAATCtaatgctgcaaaaaaaaaggtgccttcccatccaaacccatCTGGAATTCCACAATTCTGTGAACAGCTCCGGGCAGAAGGactagatttccattgtggttcgaaaatgctgctgcaagaacacGAAGAGAGATTTCATATACTGttaaagtggcacaaccacatcaaaaattacgttTGGAGgtaaagtggcaactctgcaattccagcttctgataccaaggacacaCGGAGGGCTGAAACCTGGAGGTCCTTACATGACAGGATTTCTAGATTTCTAGAGTTACCCATCCCCAGTTTGCtgcttagggttagaaaaggtgGAATTCTGTTCTTAAGGGGTTACCACGTACCATCAATGTGAGAGACGGGGATGCTGATGTTTGATCCGAGTCCTGGAGCAACCTGGAGCACGCTGGCGTCCCGAACCAGGTCTGCTGCCTTGTCCGTGTAGGGGTAGGGCTTTGTCCTCAGCCTCAGCAGGATCTGTCAgcaaaggaggagagaaaagtaGAGTGCACCGGCTCCCAAGTGTGGGGTACCATGTGCTGCTAAGGAAGACCACGTGCTGAAAGTGGTTGGAAGCcgggtgggttttgggaggacaaattccatattacttctgcaggattctgtctacagttcctgctctacaaaccaaatacatcaaacgacaacaacaaacaaacaaaaaaacaccacattaaatcaacaacaacaaaataattactcCTACCTCAATAACCCCATACTgccccaaaccattccaaggagggcggcaggaggggctggcaaaggcagggccccgccgggccccccTCGCCGCTGCCATCCTTCTCCAGCGCCGCCGCTGAGCCGCCTTcagcccaaaacccacccaaaaataccccaaaatcgtcctaaatgcccccaaaaaacccacccaaaactaCCCAAACCCtcctaaaaatatccaaaaaactCACCATAAAATGCctcaaaaccaacccaaaaccgtcccaaaaatatcccaaaaaatccacccaaaaataccctaaaaCCCACCAAAGAATACCCCAAAGCCCTCCCGAGAATACCCGAAAACCCTGCCCATAAACACcctgaaaccccaaattaaccactctgaaccccaaaatatccctgagctccccataccccaaaatttccttcccaaaccccaaattcccccccgacccccaaaattcacttctgggTCTCGTCCTcgggggccggcggctgccggGGCCCCCCCAGGCCCGCGGGCGGcgcccccaaacccggggggagTTCGGGGTCCGAGTCGGGGTCGTCctcatgagccaccagcctggggacccaaaaaccggggggaaccccgaatcggggggggacccaaaattggagggggtcctgggg includes the following:
- the LOC144248476 gene encoding UBX domain-containing protein 1-like gives rise to the protein MAAGGGTGLGRLWRRCWRAKALALTGNRGVEPAMDWLVAHEDDPDSDPELPPGLGAPPAGLGGPRQPPAPEDETQKSC